One part of the Mycolicibacterium aromaticivorans JS19b1 = JCM 16368 genome encodes these proteins:
- a CDS encoding HNH endonuclease signature motif containing protein translates to MFEQRTDADLLDTMRRGQRNERVAIAERILAAGRLCQRRMRSVEAADRAQWCVDNWEAVAAEVAAELGISQGRASSQMDYGLQLIERLPKLGAAFASGAIEYRIIIAAVFRTGLITDPESLAAVDALVAEQAPGWNTFSREKTNQVIDWSVRGLDPDAVRVARTADDDRHIEITAGTDGLAEIWGRVRAADAAAFDQRLNQLGATVCRDDSRTARQRRADALGAWSAGDPTMQCECGCGDCPASADSASEPTQIVIHLLAEAKTVAGEGDAPALLPGYGGIPAETVRTLAKRAKLRPVVGGKELSAEPRYRPSAVLAEFIRCRDLTCRFPGCDRPASMTDIDHTVPYPLGPTHPSNLKLLCRLHHLLKTFYAGAGGWADHQLPDGTVIWTSPSGRTYTTKPGGALFFPQFVTPTGELNVPQAPAHNQPGRDLMMPARRRTRAQDRADRIRRERGLNEARAAAHPPPF, encoded by the coding sequence ATGTTCGAACAGCGAACGGATGCCGATCTCCTCGATACGATGCGCCGCGGGCAGCGCAATGAACGCGTGGCGATCGCCGAGCGAATCCTGGCAGCAGGCCGGCTCTGTCAGCGTCGGATGCGATCGGTCGAGGCAGCCGACCGCGCCCAGTGGTGCGTCGACAATTGGGAAGCAGTCGCCGCCGAAGTGGCTGCCGAACTGGGAATCAGCCAGGGCCGAGCGTCGTCACAGATGGACTACGGCTTGCAGCTGATCGAGAGGCTGCCGAAGCTCGGCGCTGCCTTCGCCTCCGGGGCAATCGAATACCGCATCATCATCGCTGCGGTGTTCCGCACCGGATTGATCACCGATCCCGAATCGCTTGCTGCTGTCGACGCCCTGGTGGCGGAACAGGCGCCCGGGTGGAACACCTTCTCGCGGGAGAAGACCAATCAGGTCATCGACTGGTCCGTCCGCGGGCTGGATCCCGACGCGGTCCGCGTCGCGCGCACAGCCGACGACGACCGCCATATCGAGATCACCGCTGGCACAGACGGATTGGCGGAAATCTGGGGGCGGGTCCGCGCCGCCGACGCGGCGGCCTTTGACCAGCGGCTGAACCAACTCGGAGCGACCGTGTGCCGGGATGACTCCCGGACCGCGCGGCAGCGTCGAGCCGATGCTCTGGGCGCGTGGTCAGCAGGCGACCCGACGATGCAGTGCGAGTGCGGATGCGGCGACTGCCCCGCGAGCGCGGACAGCGCCAGCGAGCCGACGCAGATCGTCATCCACCTACTGGCCGAGGCCAAGACCGTCGCCGGCGAAGGGGACGCCCCGGCGCTATTGCCGGGCTATGGCGGCATTCCGGCCGAGACCGTACGAACCTTGGCCAAGCGCGCCAAGCTCCGCCCGGTCGTGGGAGGCAAGGAGTTGAGCGCCGAACCACGGTATCGGCCCTCGGCCGTGCTGGCGGAGTTCATCCGCTGCCGGGATCTGACGTGCCGATTCCCCGGGTGTGACCGTCCGGCCTCGATGACGGACATCGATCACACCGTGCCGTACCCGCTCGGGCCCACACACCCGTCGAACCTGAAATTGCTGTGTCGGCTTCATCATCTGTTGAAGACTTTCTACGCCGGCGCTGGCGGCTGGGCAGACCATCAGTTGCCCGATGGCACGGTGATCTGGACATCGCCGTCAGGCCGTACCTACACCACGAAACCTGGCGGCGCGCTGTTCTTTCCACAGTTCGTCACACCAACCGGGGAGCTGAACGTGCCCCAGGCCCCGGCGCACAATCAGCCCGGACGCGATCTGATGATGCCGGCTCGCCGCCGGACCCGCGCCCAAGATCGAGCCGATCGGATCCGCCGGGAACGTGGACTCAACGAGGCGAGAGCCGCCGCCCATCCCCCGCCCTTCTAG
- a CDS encoding glycerol-3-phosphate dehydrogenase/oxidase: MSDPILRPGTGQTYLGPTERAHAWQRLGSEQFDVVVVGGGVVGAGCALDAATRGLKVALVEARDFASGTSSRSSKMFHGGLRYLEQLEFGLVREALHERELSLTTLAPHLVKPLPFLFPLTKRVWERPYIAAGIFLYDQLGGAKSVPAQKHLTKSGALRLAPGLKRSSLIGGIRYYDTVVDDARHTMTVARTAAHYGAVVRTSTQVVSLLREGDRVVGVTIRDSEDGAVEDVRGHVVINATGVWTDEIQALSKERGRFRVRASKGVHVVVPRDRIVSEVAIILRTEKSVLFVIPWGTHWIIGTTDTDWNLDLAHPAATKADIDYILGHVNTVLATPLTHDDIDGVYAGLRPLLAGESEETSKLSREHAVAVPSPGLVAIAGGKYTTYRVMAEDAVDAAAEYIPARVAPSITEKVPLMGADGYFALVNQTQSVGAGYGLHPYRVRHLLDRYGSLIGDVLALAADKPELLDPITDAPVYLKVEAAYAAAAEGALHLEDILARRMRISIEYPHRGVDCAREVAEVVAPILGWSQDDIDREVDTYLARVEAEVLSQAQPDDESADALRVSAPEARAEILEPVPLN, translated from the coding sequence ATGAGCGACCCGATCCTTCGACCGGGCACCGGTCAGACCTATCTCGGACCCACCGAGCGTGCGCACGCCTGGCAACGGCTGGGCAGCGAACAGTTCGACGTCGTCGTTGTCGGTGGCGGTGTGGTCGGCGCGGGCTGCGCACTGGATGCCGCGACCCGCGGGCTCAAGGTGGCACTTGTCGAGGCGCGCGACTTCGCCTCGGGAACCTCGAGCCGCAGTTCGAAGATGTTCCACGGCGGTCTGCGCTACCTCGAGCAACTTGAGTTCGGTCTGGTGCGCGAGGCTCTGCATGAGCGTGAGCTGTCGCTGACCACGCTGGCGCCGCATCTCGTCAAACCGCTGCCGTTCCTGTTCCCGCTGACCAAGAGGGTCTGGGAGCGGCCGTACATCGCGGCGGGCATTTTCCTCTACGACCAGCTCGGCGGCGCGAAATCCGTTCCGGCGCAAAAGCATTTGACGAAGTCCGGTGCGCTGCGACTGGCGCCGGGCCTCAAACGCAGCTCGCTGATCGGCGGGATCCGGTACTACGACACCGTCGTCGACGACGCCCGGCACACCATGACGGTTGCCCGCACCGCCGCGCACTACGGCGCAGTGGTGCGCACCTCGACCCAGGTGGTCTCGCTGCTCCGCGAGGGGGACCGGGTGGTCGGGGTGACGATCCGGGACTCCGAAGACGGTGCAGTCGAGGACGTCCGCGGTCATGTCGTGATCAACGCCACCGGGGTGTGGACCGACGAGATCCAGGCATTGAGCAAGGAGCGCGGCCGGTTTCGGGTGCGGGCATCCAAGGGCGTGCACGTCGTGGTGCCGCGGGACCGGATCGTGTCCGAGGTGGCGATCATCCTGCGTACCGAGAAGTCGGTGCTGTTCGTGATCCCGTGGGGCACGCACTGGATCATCGGCACCACCGACACCGACTGGAACCTCGACCTGGCGCACCCGGCCGCGACGAAGGCCGACATCGACTACATCCTGGGGCACGTCAACACGGTGCTCGCCACGCCGCTCACGCACGACGACATCGACGGGGTGTATGCCGGGCTGCGGCCGCTGCTGGCCGGGGAGAGCGAAGAGACGTCCAAGTTGTCGCGCGAGCACGCGGTCGCGGTGCCGTCACCGGGCCTGGTCGCCATCGCGGGCGGCAAGTACACCACGTATCGGGTGATGGCCGAGGACGCGGTGGATGCCGCCGCCGAGTACATCCCGGCGCGAGTGGCGCCGTCGATCACCGAGAAGGTGCCGTTGATGGGCGCCGACGGGTACTTCGCGCTGGTCAACCAGACCCAGAGCGTGGGCGCCGGCTACGGGCTGCATCCGTACCGGGTGCGGCACCTGCTGGACCGGTATGGCTCGCTGATCGGCGATGTGCTGGCGCTGGCCGCCGACAAGCCGGAGTTGCTCGATCCGATCACCGATGCGCCGGTCTATCTGAAGGTGGAGGCCGCCTACGCGGCGGCCGCCGAAGGGGCATTGCACCTGGAGGACATCCTGGCCCGGCGGATGCGGATCTCGATCGAGTATCCGCACCGCGGCGTGGACTGTGCCCGCGAGGTCGCCGAGGTGGTCGCGCCGATCCTCGGCTGGAGTCAGGACGATATCGACCGCGAGGTGGACACCTATCTGGCGCGGGTGGAGGCCGAGGTCCTGTCGCAGGCTCAGCCCGACGACGAGTCCGCCGATGCCCTGCGGGTGTCGGCACCCGAGGCCCGGGCCGAGATCCTCGAGCCGGTGCCCTTGAATTGA
- the nei2 gene encoding endonuclease VIII Nei2, with amino-acid sequence MPEGDTVFRTAANLREALVGKTLTRCDIRVPRYATVDLAGQTVDEVISRGKHLFIRVGPASIHSHLKMDGAWRVGPKGKPIRNAYKIRIALEAGDIQALGIDLGILEILDREHDEDAVAHLGPDLLGDDWDPKAAAANLAEDPDRPIAPALLDQRNLAGVGNVYANELCFVFGRLPTSPVSSLPDPLRVVTRARDMLWANRTRVNRTTTGNRRGGQDLWVYGRAGEPCRRCGTPIRRAESSDDDRVTYWCPSCQR; translated from the coding sequence ATGCCCGAAGGCGATACCGTCTTCCGCACCGCGGCCAACCTGCGCGAGGCGCTGGTCGGTAAAACGCTGACGCGGTGCGATATCCGCGTGCCGCGCTACGCCACCGTGGACCTCGCCGGCCAGACTGTCGACGAGGTGATCAGTCGCGGCAAGCACCTGTTCATCCGGGTGGGCCCGGCCAGCATCCACTCGCACCTGAAGATGGACGGCGCGTGGCGGGTCGGCCCGAAAGGCAAACCCATCCGCAACGCCTACAAGATCCGAATCGCTTTGGAGGCCGGGGATATTCAAGCGCTGGGTATCGACTTGGGTATCCTGGAGATCCTCGACCGGGAGCACGACGAAGATGCCGTCGCCCACCTGGGCCCGGACCTCCTCGGCGACGACTGGGATCCAAAAGCGGCGGCGGCGAACCTGGCCGAAGACCCCGACCGTCCCATCGCACCGGCCCTGCTGGATCAGCGCAACCTCGCCGGCGTCGGCAACGTGTACGCCAACGAACTCTGCTTCGTGTTCGGCCGACTCCCCACCAGTCCCGTCAGCAGCCTCCCCGATCCGCTGCGGGTGGTCACCCGAGCGCGAGACATGTTGTGGGCGAACCGAACACGGGTGAATCGCACCACGACCGGAAATCGCAGAGGCGGCCAGGACCTTTGGGTCTACGGTCGGGCCGGTGAGCCGTGCCGGCGCTGCGGCACCCCGATCCGCCGCGCCGAGTCCTCCGACGACGACCGCGTCACGTACTGGTGTCCGTCGTGCCAGCGGTGA
- a CDS encoding ATP-dependent helicase, translating to MSRFSPLTRRWFTGTFAEPTAAQARAWSAIANGDNTLVIAPTGSGKTLAAFLWAIDQLAHEPERDGTRVLYVSPLKALAVDVERNLRTPLTGITRIAECDGVPAPQISVGVRSGDTPPARRRELITKPPDILITTPESLFLMLTSAARETLTGIETVIIDEVHAVAATKRGAHLAVSLERLDALLEKPAQRIGLSATVSPPEEVARFLSGARPTTIVAPPAAKTFELTVQVPVPDMANLENNTIWPDVEARIVDLIEAHNSTIVFANSRRLAERLTARINEIHAERSGVELDAPPNRQVPGGPPAHIMGSGQTYGAEPLLARAHHGSVSKEQRAAVEDDLKSGRLKSVVATSSLELGIDMGAVDLVIQVEAPPSVASGLQRVGRAGHQVGEISRGVLFPKHRTDLIGCAVSVQRMLAGQIETMRVPTNPLDVLAQHTVAACALEPVNADEWFDVVRRSAPFATLPRSAFEATLDLLSGKYPSTDFAELRPRLIYDRDNGTLTARPGAQRLAVTSGGAIPDRGMFTVYLATDSEKPSRVGELDEEMVYESRPGDVISLGATSWRITEITHDRVLVIPAPGQPARLPFWRGDDAGRPAELGQAIGKFTGELAGMGREDFETRCNELGFADYATDNLWQLLDDQRNATATVPSDTTLLVERFRDELGDWRVVLHSPYGLKVHGPLALAVSRRLLERYGIDEKPTASDDGIVVRLPDTEDAPPGADLFVFAPDEIEPLVTTEVGGSALFASRFRECAARALLLPRRHPGKRSPLWHQRQRAAQLLDVARKYPDFPIVLEAVRECLQDVYDVPTLTDLMSRIAQRRVRLVEVETPMPSPFAASLMFGYVGAFMYEGDSPLAERRAAALSLDSTLLAELLGRVELRELLDPDVIAATSRQLQHLSEDRRARDAEGVADLLRLLGPLTEAEIAERCTASDVGAWLDGLHAARRALPLSYAGQSWWAGIEDIGRLRDAVGVAVPVGVPTSFTEAVPDPLGELMGRFARTRGPFTTAEAAARFGLGLRVAADVLGRMSVDGKLVRGEFVAAPTPAGFPAYAGADQWCDAEVLRILRRRSLAALRAQVEPVSTAAYARFLPAWQQVGSSATSGVDGLASVIDQLAGVPIPASAVEPLVFSPRVRDYQPAMLDELLASGEVTWSGAGSISGSDGWITFHHADTAPLTLATPAEIDVTDAHRAILEVLGEPGEARGAFFFRQLVGGSEEAAKAALWELIWAGWVTGDTFAPVRAMLAGGRKPGTRRPAAPAHRQRRAPRLSRYSVAHAQARSVDSTVAGRWSAVPAREPDSTVRAHFSAELLLNRHGVLTKGAAAAEGVPGGFATMYKVLTGFEEAGRCQRGYFVESLGGAQFAVASTVDRLRTYLDGVDPERPDYRAVVLAAADPANPYGAALPWPARPDADASHRPGRKAGALVILVDGALVWFLERGGRSLLNFSTDDEAQRAAAGTLAELVSSGRISGVLVEKLDGVPVLEAGAYADRKATADALVDAGFSRTPRGLRLR from the coding sequence CCCACTCAAAGCCCTGGCCGTCGACGTCGAACGCAACCTGCGCACCCCGCTTACCGGTATCACTCGTATCGCCGAATGCGACGGTGTGCCCGCCCCGCAGATCAGCGTCGGCGTCCGCTCCGGCGACACCCCGCCCGCCCGTAGACGCGAGCTCATCACCAAGCCGCCCGACATCCTGATCACCACCCCGGAATCGCTGTTCCTGATGCTGACCTCCGCGGCACGGGAGACGCTGACCGGTATCGAGACGGTGATCATCGACGAAGTGCACGCGGTCGCCGCCACCAAACGCGGCGCGCACCTGGCGGTGTCCCTGGAGCGCCTTGATGCGCTGCTGGAGAAACCCGCCCAGCGTATCGGGCTCTCGGCGACGGTCAGTCCACCGGAGGAAGTGGCCCGGTTCCTCTCCGGTGCCAGGCCGACGACCATCGTCGCGCCGCCGGCGGCCAAGACGTTCGAGTTGACCGTCCAGGTGCCGGTGCCCGACATGGCCAACTTGGAGAACAACACCATCTGGCCCGATGTCGAGGCGCGCATCGTCGACCTCATCGAGGCACACAACTCGACGATCGTGTTCGCCAACTCCCGTCGTCTCGCCGAGCGGCTCACCGCGCGTATCAACGAAATTCATGCCGAACGCTCCGGCGTCGAACTGGATGCGCCGCCCAACCGCCAGGTGCCCGGCGGACCACCGGCGCACATCATGGGCAGCGGCCAGACCTACGGAGCCGAGCCGCTGCTGGCCCGCGCACATCACGGCTCGGTGTCCAAGGAGCAGCGCGCCGCCGTCGAGGACGACCTCAAAAGCGGGCGGCTCAAGTCCGTGGTGGCAACATCGAGCCTGGAACTCGGAATCGACATGGGCGCAGTAGATCTGGTGATCCAGGTGGAAGCTCCGCCGTCGGTGGCCAGCGGATTGCAGCGCGTCGGGCGGGCCGGGCACCAGGTCGGAGAGATCTCCCGCGGCGTGCTGTTCCCCAAGCACCGGACCGACCTGATCGGCTGCGCGGTAAGTGTGCAGCGCATGCTCGCCGGCCAGATCGAAACCATGCGGGTCCCTACCAATCCGCTCGACGTGCTGGCCCAGCACACCGTGGCAGCATGCGCCCTCGAGCCGGTCAATGCCGACGAGTGGTTCGACGTCGTCCGGCGCAGCGCACCGTTCGCGACGTTGCCGCGCAGCGCTTTCGAGGCAACCCTGGATCTACTGTCGGGGAAGTATCCATCGACGGATTTCGCCGAGCTGCGGCCGCGACTGATCTACGACCGCGACAACGGCACACTGACCGCGCGTCCCGGCGCGCAGCGGCTCGCGGTCACTTCCGGGGGCGCCATCCCCGACCGCGGCATGTTCACCGTGTATCTGGCCACCGATTCCGAAAAGCCCTCGCGGGTCGGCGAACTCGATGAAGAGATGGTGTACGAGTCGCGGCCCGGAGACGTCATCTCGCTGGGTGCGACCAGCTGGCGGATCACCGAGATCACCCACGACCGGGTGCTGGTCATCCCGGCGCCGGGGCAACCGGCAAGGCTGCCGTTCTGGCGCGGCGACGACGCGGGCCGACCCGCCGAACTCGGCCAGGCGATCGGTAAATTCACCGGCGAGCTGGCCGGGATGGGCCGCGAAGATTTCGAAACACGATGCAATGAACTCGGTTTCGCCGACTATGCCACCGACAACCTGTGGCAGCTGCTCGACGATCAGCGCAACGCGACCGCCACCGTGCCCAGCGACACCACCCTGCTGGTCGAGCGCTTCCGCGACGAGCTCGGCGACTGGCGGGTGGTCCTGCACTCCCCCTACGGACTGAAGGTGCACGGTCCGCTGGCACTTGCGGTCAGCCGTCGGCTGCTGGAGCGGTACGGCATCGACGAGAAACCCACCGCCTCCGACGACGGCATCGTGGTGCGGCTGCCGGACACCGAGGACGCCCCGCCCGGCGCCGACCTGTTCGTCTTCGCCCCCGACGAGATCGAACCGTTGGTCACCACCGAGGTGGGCGGTTCGGCGCTGTTCGCGTCCCGGTTCCGGGAGTGCGCTGCGCGCGCGCTGCTGCTCCCCCGACGCCATCCGGGTAAGCGTTCGCCGCTGTGGCACCAGCGGCAGCGAGCGGCCCAATTGCTGGATGTGGCGCGCAAATATCCTGACTTTCCGATCGTGCTCGAGGCGGTGCGTGAATGCCTGCAGGACGTCTATGACGTTCCGACGCTGACCGACCTGATGAGCCGCATCGCCCAGCGCCGGGTGCGGCTGGTCGAAGTCGAGACTCCGATGCCGTCGCCGTTCGCGGCGTCGCTGATGTTCGGCTATGTCGGCGCGTTCATGTACGAGGGCGACAGCCCGCTGGCCGAGCGCCGCGCGGCCGCACTGTCGCTGGACAGCACTCTCCTGGCGGAGTTGCTCGGCCGTGTTGAGCTCCGGGAGCTGCTCGACCCCGACGTCATTGCCGCGACATCCCGACAGCTGCAACATCTTTCCGAAGACCGCAGGGCCCGGGACGCCGAAGGCGTGGCGGACCTGCTGCGCCTGCTCGGCCCGCTGACCGAGGCCGAGATCGCCGAGCGCTGCACCGCCAGCGATGTCGGCGCGTGGCTGGACGGACTGCATGCCGCAAGGCGGGCGCTGCCGCTGTCGTACGCCGGACAGTCCTGGTGGGCAGGCATCGAGGACATCGGCCGCCTGCGCGACGCGGTCGGCGTCGCCGTGCCCGTCGGAGTGCCGACAAGTTTCACCGAGGCGGTGCCCGACCCGCTCGGTGAGTTGATGGGCCGCTTCGCCCGTACCCGTGGGCCCTTCACCACCGCCGAGGCCGCGGCACGGTTCGGATTGGGCCTGCGGGTCGCCGCCGATGTTCTGGGCCGGATGTCGGTGGACGGCAAGCTGGTTCGCGGCGAGTTCGTCGCCGCGCCAACTCCCGCCGGATTTCCCGCCTACGCGGGGGCTGACCAGTGGTGTGACGCCGAGGTGCTGCGCATCTTGCGTCGCCGCTCACTGGCGGCGCTGCGGGCGCAGGTCGAACCGGTCAGCACGGCTGCGTATGCCCGCTTCTTGCCTGCGTGGCAGCAGGTCGGCAGCTCTGCGACGTCCGGCGTGGACGGCCTGGCAAGCGTGATCGACCAGCTGGCCGGGGTGCCGATCCCCGCATCGGCGGTCGAACCGCTGGTGTTCAGTCCGCGAGTGCGCGACTACCAACCGGCAATGCTCGACGAGCTGCTGGCCTCCGGTGAGGTCACCTGGTCAGGGGCCGGATCGATCTCGGGCAGCGACGGCTGGATCACGTTCCACCACGCGGATACCGCACCGCTGACGCTCGCGACTCCCGCCGAGATCGACGTGACCGACGCACACCGCGCGATCCTCGAGGTCCTGGGCGAGCCCGGCGAGGCGCGCGGCGCGTTCTTCTTCCGACAGCTGGTCGGCGGCTCGGAGGAAGCCGCCAAAGCCGCTCTGTGGGAGCTGATCTGGGCCGGCTGGGTCACCGGCGACACGTTCGCGCCGGTACGCGCCATGCTGGCGGGCGGCCGCAAGCCCGGTACGCGTCGACCCGCCGCACCGGCGCACCGGCAGCGCCGTGCGCCGCGATTGAGCCGCTATTCGGTGGCGCACGCCCAAGCCCGCTCGGTGGACTCGACGGTCGCGGGTCGGTGGTCGGCGGTGCCGGCGCGCGAGCCGGATTCGACTGTCCGCGCACACTTCTCAGCTGAGCTGTTGCTGAACCGCCACGGCGTGCTGACCAAGGGCGCGGCAGCTGCCGAGGGGGTGCCAGGCGGGTTCGCCACGATGTACAAGGTGCTCACCGGTTTCGAGGAAGCCGGGCGGTGTCAGCGCGGTTACTTCGTCGAGTCACTCGGCGGAGCGCAGTTCGCGGTCGCGTCGACGGTCGACCGGCTGCGGACCTATCTCGACGGCGTGGATCCGGAGCGGCCCGACTACCGCGCGGTCGTGCTGGCGGCCGCCGATCCGGCCAACCCTTATGGCGCGGCGCTGCCATGGCCGGCCCGCCCGGACGCCGACGCCAGCCATCGGCCCGGGCGCAAAGCCGGCGCACTGGTCATCCTGGTGGACGGTGCGCTGGTGTGGTTCCTCGAGCGCGGCGGGCGGTCGCTGCTGAACTTCAGCACCGACGATGAAGCGCAGCGCGCCGCGGCGGGAACGCTGGCCGAACTGGTCAGCAGTGGCCGCATCAGCGGTGTGCTGGTCGAAAAGCTGGACGGTGTACCCGTTTTGGAAGCCGGTGCATACGCCGACCGGAAAGCCACCGCCGACGCACTGGTGGACGCCGGGTTCTCCCGCACACCCCGCGGGCTGCGCTTGCGCTAG
- a CDS encoding DUF1269 domain-containing protein: MDDDHELVLVAAYPDVERAATDFHELEKRIKHGLELRAAVLVTKDADGQPHVLEAHNRHGRVALGMGAGLGILFGLFLPPVGLAVVVGGAAGALVGAFAEHELRIGLQREVGGALDAGTGVVVALVYPNGRGPVESTLYRAAEMRSIRMDRATINSLDELVADEIAKITHPPADPVTAGTTDTST; this comes from the coding sequence ATGGACGACGATCATGAGTTGGTGCTGGTAGCCGCATACCCTGACGTCGAGCGGGCCGCCACCGACTTCCATGAGCTGGAAAAGCGGATCAAGCACGGCTTGGAATTGCGAGCTGCGGTCTTGGTCACGAAGGACGCCGACGGACAGCCGCACGTCTTGGAGGCGCACAATCGGCACGGTCGGGTAGCCCTCGGTATGGGCGCCGGGCTGGGGATCCTGTTCGGACTGTTCCTGCCACCAGTGGGCCTGGCCGTCGTGGTTGGGGGAGCGGCAGGCGCTCTGGTGGGCGCGTTCGCCGAGCACGAGCTGCGCATCGGTTTGCAACGTGAAGTGGGTGGCGCGCTCGATGCCGGTACCGGGGTGGTCGTTGCGCTGGTCTATCCCAACGGCCGGGGACCGGTTGAGTCGACGCTGTACCGCGCCGCCGAGATGAGGTCGATCCGGATGGACCGCGCCACGATCAACAGCCTCGACGAACTGGTCGCCGATGAGATCGCGAAGATTACTCACCCACCGGCCGACCCGGTCACCGCTGGCACGACGGACACCAGTACGTGA
- a CDS encoding pseudouridine synthase, which translates to MRRPAPLPVRDGLGPARLRLQGGNVADEFVRRFGPDGLAKVRDGEVVDADGAVISLSTVLPAGAHVYLYRELPDEVVVPFDVPVLYRDDDIVVVDKPHFLATMPRGGHVAQTALVRLRRSLDLPELSPAHRLDRLTAGVLLLTVRREVRGAYQTLFARGLVSKTYVARSSAPPRVELPVVLRSRIIKRRGVLQAVEEPGEPNAETLVEALGEGWYQLSPRTGRTHQLRVHMASLGLPIDNDPLYPRIVDVAADDFSAPLQLVAQRLEFVDPLSGEPRSFVSSAQLWL; encoded by the coding sequence TTGAGGCGACCCGCTCCCTTGCCGGTGCGCGACGGACTCGGGCCGGCGCGGCTGCGGTTGCAGGGCGGCAATGTGGCCGACGAGTTCGTGCGCCGGTTCGGGCCGGACGGGCTGGCGAAGGTGCGCGACGGCGAGGTGGTCGACGCCGATGGTGCGGTGATCTCGTTGTCGACGGTCTTACCGGCCGGCGCGCACGTGTACCTCTATCGGGAGCTGCCCGACGAGGTGGTGGTGCCGTTCGACGTCCCGGTGCTCTATCGCGACGACGACATCGTGGTGGTCGACAAGCCGCACTTTCTGGCCACGATGCCGCGCGGCGGGCATGTCGCGCAGACGGCGTTGGTGCGGCTGCGTCGTTCGCTCGATCTGCCCGAGTTGAGTCCGGCGCATCGGCTGGACCGGCTGACCGCAGGGGTGTTGCTGTTAACCGTGCGGCGTGAGGTTCGCGGGGCGTATCAGACGTTGTTCGCGCGCGGGCTGGTGTCCAAGACGTACGTGGCGCGCTCCTCGGCGCCACCGCGCGTCGAGCTCCCAGTGGTGCTGCGCAGCCGAATCATCAAGCGGCGGGGTGTGTTACAGGCTGTGGAGGAGCCGGGCGAGCCGAATGCCGAGACGTTGGTGGAGGCACTGGGGGAGGGTTGGTACCAGCTGAGTCCGCGGACCGGGCGCACGCATCAGCTCAGGGTGCACATGGCGTCACTCGGTCTGCCGATCGACAACGACCCGCTCTACCCGCGGATCGTCGACGTGGCGGCCGACGACTTCTCCGCCCCGCTGCAGCTGGTGGCGCAGCGGCTGGAGTTCGTCGATCCGCTGTCCGGCGAGCCGAGGTCCTTCGTGAGCTCGGCGCAGCTGTGGTTGTAG